From the genome of Tistrella bauzanensis:
GGGGGTGTTCCACGTCATCCATGTGGCGCTGCCATCGGTGTCGGTGCTGATCTGCGTCGGCATGATCATCGGGGTGTGGATCGCCAGCGGCACGGTGCCGACGCTGATCTATTACGGCCTGACCCTGCTGTCGCCGCAGATCTTCCTGGCGGCGGCGATGGTGCTGTGCGCGGTGGTGTCGCTGTCGCTGGGAACGTCCTGGGGCACGGTCGGCACGGTCGGCCTGGCGCTGATGGGCATCGGCGCCGGCTTCGACGTGCCGGTCTACTGGACGACCGGCGCCGTGGTTTCGGGCGCGTTCTTCGGCGACAAGGTGTCGCCTTTGTCCGACACCACCAATCTGGCGCCGGCGGTGACCGGCACCGATGTGTTCTCGCATATCAAGAACATGATGCCGACCACGATCCCGTCGATGCTGATCGCCTTCGCGATCTATCTGGCGGTGGGCTTCCTGGTGGTCGATGCCGATGGCGCCTCGTTCGAGAAGATCGGCGCGATCACCGGCGCGCTTCAGGCCAATTTCGACATCTCGCCCTGGCTGCTGCTGCCGGCGCTGCTGGTCATCGCACTGGCGCTGATGCGGATGCCGCCGATCCCGTCGCTGTTCGCCGGCGTGATCGCCGGCGGCGTGGTGGCCATGTTCACCCAGGGCGCCACGCTGCACGAGATCTTCACCTTCGCCAACAGCGGCTATGCCATCGACACCGGTGTCGCCGAAATCGACAGCCTGCTCAATCGCGGCGGCATCCAGTCGATGATGTGGACGATTTCGCTGGTGCTGATCGCGCTGGGCTTTGGCGGCGCGCTGGAACAGACCGGCTGCCTCGAAACCATCATCCAGGCGATCATGGCGCGGGTGCGCAGCTTCGCGGGCATTCAGACCGCGGCGGTCAGCACCTCGCTTGCGACCAATCTCGTCGCCGGTGACCCTTATCTGTCCATCGCCCTGCCCGGCCGGATGTATGCGCCGGTCTATCGCGGCCTTGGCTATTCCACGCTCAACCTGTCGCGGGCGATCGAGGAAGGCGGCACGCTGATGTCGCCGCTGGTGCCGTGGAATGCCGGCGGCGCCTTCGTGATCAGCGCGCTGGCGCTGGGCATCGCCGATGGCGAGATCCAGAACCTGCTCTACATCCCGCTGGCCTTCGCCTGCTGGCTGTCGCCGGTGATCGGCATCATCTATGCCCAGCTCGGCCTGTTCTCGCCCCGCGCCACCGAGGCCGAACGCCAGCGCTGGAAGGACCAGGGCGAGGCCATCGCCGATGTCAGCCAGTCGGATTGGGCGGAGGGCACGGTTCAGGAGCGGCCGCGGACGGCCTGACGGCCTGACAGCATGAGAGCATGGCCGCGCGATGGCTCAGGTCGAGCGCGGCCATTCGGGGTGGTGATGGTCGATGGTATAGGCGTGGGCATGCCGATGCCCGGCGCCGACAGTCACCGCCCCGCGCAGATGGGGATGATCGGCATCGAGCATCCGGTGGACATGCTCGATCTCGTCAGGATCAAAGGCCGGCCACAGGCGGATGGCGGCCACCGCCGCAAGTGCTGCGACCCCACCCAGCACGGCGAAGGTGGCGGACAGGCCAACCGTTGCGCCAAGCCAGCCGGCCGCGGGATAGGTGATCAGCCAGCAGGCATGCGACAGCATGAATTGCGCGGCGAATAGCGGCGGTCGGTCTTGTGGCTGCGATGATCTGCGCAGCAGCCGGCCGGACGGGGTCTGAGCCAGGGAACAGCCCAGACCAAGCGCGAACCACAGCAGCAGCAGCACCCCCAAATCGGCGACAAGCCCGCCGCCGGACAACCCGGCGGCGAGCACCGCCGCGCCGGAGAGCATGACCGTGCGATCGCTGATATCGTTGAGCAGACGCGGCAGCAGCAGGGCCGCGATCATCGACCCGGCCCCGAAGGCCGCCAGCGCCAGCGCCGTCGCGCGTTGGCCAAGGCCGAATTCCGCCTGCACCAACACCACCGTGTTGACGATGACCATGGCGCCGGCGGCGGCGATCGCGAGGTTCAGCGCCAGCAGGCCACGCAGGCGCGGCGTGGCGCGGAAGATCCGCAGGCCACGGGTGGCGCGGTTGTAAATGCTCTGCCGGCCGGCGGGCGTCGATGCCGGCAGCACTGTCGAGCCCACCAGAACAGCCGATATGATGAAGCCCGCCACCGTGCCCGCGAACAGGTCGTGGAAGCCGATGACGGTCAGAAGCGCCGCCGCCAGAATCGGGCTGACCAGGCTTTCCAGATCATAGGCCAGCCGCGACAGCGACAGGGCGCGGGTGTATTCCGCTTCATCCGTCAGCACGTCGGGGATGGTCGCCTGGAAGGTGGGGGTGAAGGCGGCCGACGCCGATTGCAGCACGAAGATCAGGAGATACACCTCCCACACCTGGGTCACGAAGGGCAGCAGCACCGCCACCCCCGCCCGCGCCAGATCGAG
Proteins encoded in this window:
- the nhaC gene encoding Na+/H+ antiporter NhaC, which codes for MTSPSRSRAKKRPSLTLALTPVVLTLFVLGLQLFYFGDFTPHVPLAIGLAITAVVGVTLGFTWQDIEEGVFHVIHVALPSVSVLICVGMIIGVWIASGTVPTLIYYGLTLLSPQIFLAAAMVLCAVVSLSLGTSWGTVGTVGLALMGIGAGFDVPVYWTTGAVVSGAFFGDKVSPLSDTTNLAPAVTGTDVFSHIKNMMPTTIPSMLIAFAIYLAVGFLVVDADGASFEKIGAITGALQANFDISPWLLLPALLVIALALMRMPPIPSLFAGVIAGGVVAMFTQGATLHEIFTFANSGYAIDTGVAEIDSLLNRGGIQSMMWTISLVLIALGFGGALEQTGCLETIIQAIMARVRSFAGIQTAAVSTSLATNLVAGDPYLSIALPGRMYAPVYRGLGYSTLNLSRAIEEGGTLMSPLVPWNAGGAFVISALALGIADGEIQNLLYIPLAFACWLSPVIGIIYAQLGLFSPRATEAERQRWKDQGEAIADVSQSDWAEGTVQERPRTA
- a CDS encoding MFS transporter — protein: MRRILANRTYRHLFLAQMIALIGTGLATVALGLLAYDLAGADAGAVLGTALAIKMVAYVGVAPVATALAERLPRRALLVGLDLARAGVAVLLPFVTQVWEVYLLIFVLQSASAAFTPTFQATIPDVLTDEAEYTRALSLSRLAYDLESLVSPILAAALLTVIGFHDLFAGTVAGFIISAVLVGSTVLPASTPAGRQSIYNRATRGLRIFRATPRLRGLLALNLAIAAAGAMVIVNTVVLVQAEFGLGQRATALALAAFGAGSMIAALLLPRLLNDISDRTVMLSGAAVLAAGLSGGGLVADLGVLLLLWFALGLGCSLAQTPSGRLLRRSSQPQDRPPLFAAQFMLSHACWLITYPAAGWLGATVGLSATFAVLGGVAALAAVAAIRLWPAFDPDEIEHVHRMLDADHPHLRGAVTVGAGHRHAHAYTIDHHHPEWPRST